The following are encoded together in the Bubalus kerabau isolate K-KA32 ecotype Philippines breed swamp buffalo chromosome 3, PCC_UOA_SB_1v2, whole genome shotgun sequence genome:
- the PDIK1L gene encoding serine/threonine-protein kinase PDIK1L — translation MVSSQPKYDLIREVGRGSYGVVYEAVIRKTSARVAVKKIRCHAPENVELALREFWALSSIKSQHPNVIHLEECILQKDGMVQKMSHGSNSSLYLQLVETSLKGEIAFDPRSAYYLWFVMDFCDGGDMNEYLLSRKPNRKTNTSFMLQLSSALAFLHKNQIIHRDLKPDNILISQSRLDTSDLEPTLKVADFGLSKVCSASGQNPEEPVSVNKCFLSTACGTDFYMAPEVWEGHYTAKADIFALGIIIWAMLERITFIDTETKKELLGSYVKQGTEIVPVGEALLENPKMELLIPVKKKSMNGRMKQLIKEMLAANPQDRPDAFELELRLVQIAFKDNSWET, via the exons ATGGTGAGTAGCCAGCCAAAGTACGATCTAATACGGGAGGTAGGCCGAGGTAGTTACGGTGTTGTATATGAAGCAGTCATCAGAAAGACCTCTGCACGGGTGGCAGTGAAGAAAATTCGATGCCATGCACCTGAAAATGTTGAACTAGCCCTGCGTGAGTTCTGGGCACTAAGCAGTATCAAGAGCCAACATCCAAATGTGATTCACTTGGAGGAATGCATCCTACAAAAAGATGGGATGGTGCAAAAGATGTCCCACGGCTCTAATTCTTCCCTTTATTTACAG ctTGTAGAGACTTCACTAAAAGGAGAAATTGCCTTTGATCCCAGAAGCGCCTATTACTTGTGGTTTGTGATGGATTTTTGTGATGGAGGAGATATGAATGAGTATCTGTTGTCCAGGAAACCCAATCGTAAAACTAACACCAGCTTCATGCTTCAGCTGAGCAGTGCCCTGGCTTTCTTGCATAAAAACCAGATCATCCATCGAGATCTGAAGCCTGATAACATCCTGATTTCTCAAAGCAGGTTGGATACCAGTGACTTGGAACCTACACTGAAAGTGGCTGATTTTGGTCTAAGTAAAGTTTGTTCAGCATCTGGGCAGAATCCAGAAGAACCTGTCAGTGTAAACAAGTGTTTCCTTTCTACAGCTTGTGGAACAGATTTCTACATGGCTCCTGAAGTGTGGGAGGGACATTATACAGCAAAAGCTGACATCTTTGCTCTGGGGATTATCATCTGGGCAATGCTGGAAAGGATCACCTTCATAGAcacagagacaaagaaggaacTCTTGGGGAGTTATGTAAAACAAGGAACTGAGATTGTGCCTGTTGGGGAGGCActtctggaaaatcccaaaatGGAACTTCTCATTCCTGTGAAGAAAAAGTCTATGAATGGGCGAATGAAACAACTGATTAAGGAAATGCTGGCTGCAAACCCTCAGGATCGtccagatgcttttgaactagaaCTCAGATTAGTACAAATTGCATTTAAAGATAACAGCTGGGAAACGTGA